Proteins encoded together in one Oreochromis aureus strain Israel breed Guangdong linkage group 23, ZZ_aureus, whole genome shotgun sequence window:
- the LOC120436277 gene encoding killer cell lectin-like receptor subfamily G member 1, with protein MDPIFTFILLLMNLSGTFTKYIYVDDKMDWLEAQSYCQQNYTDLAPVSTEKDVNKLQELSSNVNHHIWIGLVRDSSGSGNWMWSGGGAVSRFSWAEHQPDNCQGNEDRGCVRNNTWYDAVPWYQTTFFCYSAEVVTEEKTWEEALEYCRQHHKDLASVASETEMLLIQRELSKHNTTQNVWIGLRFLPGNWLWVDGQEMDYKAWGQGGKPICPQPNMKCGALQVTGANKGAWEAHDCEERLHFVCY; from the coding sequence ATGGATCCAATCTTCACCTTCATCCTTCTCCTGATGAACTTGTCTGGAACTTTTACCAAGTACATTTACGTTGATGACAAAATGGATTGGCTTGAAGCTCAGAGTTACTGTCAGCAAAACTACACAGACCTGGCTCCTGTAAGTACTGAGAAGGATGTCAACAAACTTCAGGAGCTCTCCAGTAATGTCAATCACCATATCTGGATAGGACTGGTGAGAGATTCCTCAGGTAGTGGGAACTGGATGTGGTCAGGAGGTGGAGCAGTGTCCAGATTTTCCTGGGCAGAACATCAACCAGACAACTGTCAGGGTAATGAAGATCGTGGCTGTGTGCGGAATAACACATGGTACGATGCAGTGCCATGGTATCAAACAACCTTCTTCTGCTACAGTGCAGAAGTGGTAACAGAGGAAAAGACTTGGGAGGAAGCTCTGGAGTACTGCAGACAGCACCACAAGGACCTGGCCAGTGTGGCATCTGAGACAGAGATGCTGCTGAtccagagagagctgagcaaaCATAACACCACTCAAAATGTCTGGATTGGATTGCGTTTCCTGCCTGGGAACTGGCTGTGGGTGGATGGGCAGGAGATGGACTACAAGGCCTGGGGTCAAGGGGGAAAACCAATATGTCCACAACCCAACATGAAGTGTGGAGCCCTACAGGTGACAGGAGCCAATAAGGGTGCTTGGGAGGCTCATGACTGTGAAGAGAGACTACATTTTGTTTGCTACTGA